One genomic window of Muntiacus reevesi chromosome 4, mMunRee1.1, whole genome shotgun sequence includes the following:
- the GORASP1 gene encoding Golgi reassembly-stacking protein 1 isoform X3 — MGLGASAEQPAGGAEGFHLHGVQENSPAQQAGLEPYFDFIITIGHSRLNKENDTLKALLKANVEKPVKLEVFNMKTMKVREVEVVPSNMWGGQGLLGASVRFCSFRRASEHVWHVLDVEPSSPAALAGLRPYTDYVVGSDQILQESEDFFSLIESHEGKPLKLMVYNSESDSCREVTVTPNAAWGGEGSLGCGIGYGYLHRIPTQPPSHHKKPPGGPPPSVPPPGAPSPGPAPQDSAAPLGLETGSKQGDYVEALLQAHDSSTEEQLPGPESPGQGAQDLGDLPRSMETPLQPPPPLQRVMDPGFLDVSGLSLLDSSNASVWPGLPSSAELTPPAGSASELEDVCSSRGSHERGGEATWSGSEFEVSFPDSPGAQAQPDHLPQLTLPDSLTSAASPEDGLSAELLEAQAEEEPASPESPDCGVEAGGAPSQAQLCAPEHHSGL; from the exons ATGGGCCTGGGCGCCAGCGCCGAGCAGCCTGCGGGCGGCGCCGAGGGCTTCCACCTGCACGGG GTGCAGGAGAACTCCCCCGCCCAGCAGGCAGGCCTGGAGCCCTACTTCGACTTCATCATCACCATCGGGCACTCAAGACTG AACAAGGAGAATGACACTCTCAAAGCCCTGCTGAAGGCCAACGTGGAGAAGCCAGTGAAGCTGGAGGTGTTCAACATGAAGACCATGAAAGTACGTGAGGTGGAGGTGGTTCCCAGCAACATGTGGGGCGGCCAGGGCCTGCTGGGCGCCAGCGTCCGCTTCTGCAGCTTCCGCCGGGCCAGCGAGCACGTGTGGCACGTGCTG gatgtGGAGCCCTCTTCACCTGCTGCCCTGGCGGGCCTGCGCCCCTACACAGACTACGTTGTGGGCTCGGACCAGATCCTCCAGGAG TCCGAGGACTTCTTCTCGCTCATCGAGTCCCACGAGGGGAAGCCCTTGAAGCTGATGGTTTACAATTCTGAGTCCGACTCCTGCCGGGAGGTGACTGTCACCCCCAATGCAGCCTGGGGTGGAGAGGGCAG CCTGGGCTGTGGCATTGGTTACGGGTATCTGCACCGGATCCCAACCCAGCCCCCCAGCCACCACAAGAAGCCGCCTGGTGGCCCGCCACCCAGTGTCCCACCGCCCGGTGCCCCGTCGCCTGGACCCGCCCCCCAGGACTCTGCTGCCCCTCTTGGCCTGGAGACAGGCTCCAAACAGGGTGACTACGTGGAG GCCTTGCTGCAGGCACATGACTCCTCCACAGAGGAACAGCTCCCTGGGCCTGAAAGTCCTGGCCAGGGCGCTCAAGACCTCGGAGACCTGCCCCGTTCCATGGAGACTCCTCTGCAGCCTCCGCCTCCACTGCAGCGAGTCATGGACCCAG GCTTCCTGGACGTGTCTGGCCTCTCCCTCTTGGACAGCAGCAACGCCAGCGTCTGGCCCGGCCTGCCCTCCTCCGCAGAGCTGACCCCCCCTGCGGGCTCGGCTTCAGAGCTGGAGGACGTCTGCTCCAGCCGTGGGTCTCACGAGCGTGGTG GTGAGGCCACCTGGTCTGGGTCCGAGTTTGAGGTCTCCTTCCCAGACAGCCCCGGCGCCCAGGCCCAGCCCGACCACCTGCCTCAGCTGACCCTTCCCGACAGCCTCACTTCTGCCGCCTCACCCGAAGACGGGCTGTCTGCTGAGCTGCTCGAAGCCCAGGCGGAGGAGGAGCCAGCAAGCCCAGAGAGCCCAGACTGCGGGGTGGAGGCCGGGGGGGCTCCTAGCCAGGCCCAGCTCTGCGCTCCTGAACACCACTCCGGGCTATGA
- the GORASP1 gene encoding Golgi reassembly-stacking protein 1 isoform X2, with product MTSCPGLICEAVWKHSLWITTWKESFSERGKHKPRKVAREDGVSLDRAHVRPTWNSSCWGAGELPRPAGRPGALLRLHHHHRALKTALLPLQNKENDTLKALLKANVEKPVKLEVFNMKTMKVREVEVVPSNMWGGQGLLGASVRFCSFRRASEHVWHVLDVEPSSPAALAGLRPYTDYVVGSDQILQESEDFFSLIESHEGKPLKLMVYNSESDSCREVTVTPNAAWGGEGSLGCGIGYGYLHRIPTQPPSHHKKPPGGPPPSVPPPGAPSPGPAPQDSAAPLGLETGSKQGDYVEALLQAHDSSTEEQLPGPESPGQGAQDLGDLPRSMETPLQPPPPLQRVMDPGFLDVSGLSLLDSSNASVWPGLPSSAELTPPAGSASELEDVCSSREATWSGSEFEVSFPDSPGAQAQPDHLPQLTLPDSLTSAASPEDGLSAELLEAQAEEEPASPESPDCGVEAGGAPSQAQLCAPEHHSGL from the exons ATGACCTCCTGCCCTGGGCTCATCTGTGAGGCTGTCTGGAAGCATAGTCTGTGGATCACGACCTGGAAAGAGTCGTTTTCtgaaagaggaaaacataagcccAGGAAAGTAGCGAGAGAGGATGGAGTGAGCCTTGACCGTGCCCATGTGCGGCCCACCTGGAACAGCTCATGCTGGG GTGCAGGAGAACTCCCCCGCCCAGCAGGCAGGCCTGGAGCCCTACTTCGACTTCATCATCACCATCGGGCACTCAAGACTG CCCTGCTGCCCCTACAGAACAAGGAGAATGACACTCTCAAAGCCCTGCTGAAGGCCAACGTGGAGAAGCCAGTGAAGCTGGAGGTGTTCAACATGAAGACCATGAAAGTACGTGAGGTGGAGGTGGTTCCCAGCAACATGTGGGGCGGCCAGGGCCTGCTGGGCGCCAGCGTCCGCTTCTGCAGCTTCCGCCGGGCCAGCGAGCACGTGTGGCACGTGCTG gatgtGGAGCCCTCTTCACCTGCTGCCCTGGCGGGCCTGCGCCCCTACACAGACTACGTTGTGGGCTCGGACCAGATCCTCCAGGAG TCCGAGGACTTCTTCTCGCTCATCGAGTCCCACGAGGGGAAGCCCTTGAAGCTGATGGTTTACAATTCTGAGTCCGACTCCTGCCGGGAGGTGACTGTCACCCCCAATGCAGCCTGGGGTGGAGAGGGCAG CCTGGGCTGTGGCATTGGTTACGGGTATCTGCACCGGATCCCAACCCAGCCCCCCAGCCACCACAAGAAGCCGCCTGGTGGCCCGCCACCCAGTGTCCCACCGCCCGGTGCCCCGTCGCCTGGACCCGCCCCCCAGGACTCTGCTGCCCCTCTTGGCCTGGAGACAGGCTCCAAACAGGGTGACTACGTGGAG GCCTTGCTGCAGGCACATGACTCCTCCACAGAGGAACAGCTCCCTGGGCCTGAAAGTCCTGGCCAGGGCGCTCAAGACCTCGGAGACCTGCCCCGTTCCATGGAGACTCCTCTGCAGCCTCCGCCTCCACTGCAGCGAGTCATGGACCCAG GCTTCCTGGACGTGTCTGGCCTCTCCCTCTTGGACAGCAGCAACGCCAGCGTCTGGCCCGGCCTGCCCTCCTCCGCAGAGCTGACCCCCCCTGCGGGCTCGGCTTCAGAGCTGGAGGACGTCTGCTCCAGCC GTGAGGCCACCTGGTCTGGGTCCGAGTTTGAGGTCTCCTTCCCAGACAGCCCCGGCGCCCAGGCCCAGCCCGACCACCTGCCTCAGCTGACCCTTCCCGACAGCCTCACTTCTGCCGCCTCACCCGAAGACGGGCTGTCTGCTGAGCTGCTCGAAGCCCAGGCGGAGGAGGAGCCAGCAAGCCCAGAGAGCCCAGACTGCGGGGTGGAGGCCGGGGGGGCTCCTAGCCAGGCCCAGCTCTGCGCTCCTGAACACCACTCCGGGCTATGA
- the GORASP1 gene encoding Golgi reassembly-stacking protein 1 isoform X1 has protein sequence MTSCPGLICEAVWKHSLWITTWKESFSERGKHKPRKVAREDGVSLDRAHVRPTWNSSCWGAGELPRPAGRPGALLRLHHHHRALKTALLPLQNKENDTLKALLKANVEKPVKLEVFNMKTMKVREVEVVPSNMWGGQGLLGASVRFCSFRRASEHVWHVLDVEPSSPAALAGLRPYTDYVVGSDQILQESEDFFSLIESHEGKPLKLMVYNSESDSCREVTVTPNAAWGGEGSLGCGIGYGYLHRIPTQPPSHHKKPPGGPPPSVPPPGAPSPGPAPQDSAAPLGLETGSKQGDYVEALLQAHDSSTEEQLPGPESPGQGAQDLGDLPRSMETPLQPPPPLQRVMDPGFLDVSGLSLLDSSNASVWPGLPSSAELTPPAGSASELEDVCSSRGSHERGGEATWSGSEFEVSFPDSPGAQAQPDHLPQLTLPDSLTSAASPEDGLSAELLEAQAEEEPASPESPDCGVEAGGAPSQAQLCAPEHHSGL, from the exons ATGACCTCCTGCCCTGGGCTCATCTGTGAGGCTGTCTGGAAGCATAGTCTGTGGATCACGACCTGGAAAGAGTCGTTTTCtgaaagaggaaaacataagcccAGGAAAGTAGCGAGAGAGGATGGAGTGAGCCTTGACCGTGCCCATGTGCGGCCCACCTGGAACAGCTCATGCTGGG GTGCAGGAGAACTCCCCCGCCCAGCAGGCAGGCCTGGAGCCCTACTTCGACTTCATCATCACCATCGGGCACTCAAGACTG CCCTGCTGCCCCTACAGAACAAGGAGAATGACACTCTCAAAGCCCTGCTGAAGGCCAACGTGGAGAAGCCAGTGAAGCTGGAGGTGTTCAACATGAAGACCATGAAAGTACGTGAGGTGGAGGTGGTTCCCAGCAACATGTGGGGCGGCCAGGGCCTGCTGGGCGCCAGCGTCCGCTTCTGCAGCTTCCGCCGGGCCAGCGAGCACGTGTGGCACGTGCTG gatgtGGAGCCCTCTTCACCTGCTGCCCTGGCGGGCCTGCGCCCCTACACAGACTACGTTGTGGGCTCGGACCAGATCCTCCAGGAG TCCGAGGACTTCTTCTCGCTCATCGAGTCCCACGAGGGGAAGCCCTTGAAGCTGATGGTTTACAATTCTGAGTCCGACTCCTGCCGGGAGGTGACTGTCACCCCCAATGCAGCCTGGGGTGGAGAGGGCAG CCTGGGCTGTGGCATTGGTTACGGGTATCTGCACCGGATCCCAACCCAGCCCCCCAGCCACCACAAGAAGCCGCCTGGTGGCCCGCCACCCAGTGTCCCACCGCCCGGTGCCCCGTCGCCTGGACCCGCCCCCCAGGACTCTGCTGCCCCTCTTGGCCTGGAGACAGGCTCCAAACAGGGTGACTACGTGGAG GCCTTGCTGCAGGCACATGACTCCTCCACAGAGGAACAGCTCCCTGGGCCTGAAAGTCCTGGCCAGGGCGCTCAAGACCTCGGAGACCTGCCCCGTTCCATGGAGACTCCTCTGCAGCCTCCGCCTCCACTGCAGCGAGTCATGGACCCAG GCTTCCTGGACGTGTCTGGCCTCTCCCTCTTGGACAGCAGCAACGCCAGCGTCTGGCCCGGCCTGCCCTCCTCCGCAGAGCTGACCCCCCCTGCGGGCTCGGCTTCAGAGCTGGAGGACGTCTGCTCCAGCCGTGGGTCTCACGAGCGTGGTG GTGAGGCCACCTGGTCTGGGTCCGAGTTTGAGGTCTCCTTCCCAGACAGCCCCGGCGCCCAGGCCCAGCCCGACCACCTGCCTCAGCTGACCCTTCCCGACAGCCTCACTTCTGCCGCCTCACCCGAAGACGGGCTGTCTGCTGAGCTGCTCGAAGCCCAGGCGGAGGAGGAGCCAGCAAGCCCAGAGAGCCCAGACTGCGGGGTGGAGGCCGGGGGGGCTCCTAGCCAGGCCCAGCTCTGCGCTCCTGAACACCACTCCGGGCTATGA
- the GORASP1 gene encoding Golgi reassembly-stacking protein 1 isoform X4 translates to MCGPPGTAHAGVQENSPAQQAGLEPYFDFIITIGHSRLNKENDTLKALLKANVEKPVKLEVFNMKTMKVREVEVVPSNMWGGQGLLGASVRFCSFRRASEHVWHVLDVEPSSPAALAGLRPYTDYVVGSDQILQESEDFFSLIESHEGKPLKLMVYNSESDSCREVTVTPNAAWGGEGSLGCGIGYGYLHRIPTQPPSHHKKPPGGPPPSVPPPGAPSPGPAPQDSAAPLGLETGSKQGDYVEALLQAHDSSTEEQLPGPESPGQGAQDLGDLPRSMETPLQPPPPLQRVMDPGFLDVSGLSLLDSSNASVWPGLPSSAELTPPAGSASELEDVCSSRGSHERGGEATWSGSEFEVSFPDSPGAQAQPDHLPQLTLPDSLTSAASPEDGLSAELLEAQAEEEPASPESPDCGVEAGGAPSQAQLCAPEHHSGL, encoded by the exons ATGTGCGGCCCACCTGGAACAGCTCATGCTGGG GTGCAGGAGAACTCCCCCGCCCAGCAGGCAGGCCTGGAGCCCTACTTCGACTTCATCATCACCATCGGGCACTCAAGACTG AACAAGGAGAATGACACTCTCAAAGCCCTGCTGAAGGCCAACGTGGAGAAGCCAGTGAAGCTGGAGGTGTTCAACATGAAGACCATGAAAGTACGTGAGGTGGAGGTGGTTCCCAGCAACATGTGGGGCGGCCAGGGCCTGCTGGGCGCCAGCGTCCGCTTCTGCAGCTTCCGCCGGGCCAGCGAGCACGTGTGGCACGTGCTG gatgtGGAGCCCTCTTCACCTGCTGCCCTGGCGGGCCTGCGCCCCTACACAGACTACGTTGTGGGCTCGGACCAGATCCTCCAGGAG TCCGAGGACTTCTTCTCGCTCATCGAGTCCCACGAGGGGAAGCCCTTGAAGCTGATGGTTTACAATTCTGAGTCCGACTCCTGCCGGGAGGTGACTGTCACCCCCAATGCAGCCTGGGGTGGAGAGGGCAG CCTGGGCTGTGGCATTGGTTACGGGTATCTGCACCGGATCCCAACCCAGCCCCCCAGCCACCACAAGAAGCCGCCTGGTGGCCCGCCACCCAGTGTCCCACCGCCCGGTGCCCCGTCGCCTGGACCCGCCCCCCAGGACTCTGCTGCCCCTCTTGGCCTGGAGACAGGCTCCAAACAGGGTGACTACGTGGAG GCCTTGCTGCAGGCACATGACTCCTCCACAGAGGAACAGCTCCCTGGGCCTGAAAGTCCTGGCCAGGGCGCTCAAGACCTCGGAGACCTGCCCCGTTCCATGGAGACTCCTCTGCAGCCTCCGCCTCCACTGCAGCGAGTCATGGACCCAG GCTTCCTGGACGTGTCTGGCCTCTCCCTCTTGGACAGCAGCAACGCCAGCGTCTGGCCCGGCCTGCCCTCCTCCGCAGAGCTGACCCCCCCTGCGGGCTCGGCTTCAGAGCTGGAGGACGTCTGCTCCAGCCGTGGGTCTCACGAGCGTGGTG GTGAGGCCACCTGGTCTGGGTCCGAGTTTGAGGTCTCCTTCCCAGACAGCCCCGGCGCCCAGGCCCAGCCCGACCACCTGCCTCAGCTGACCCTTCCCGACAGCCTCACTTCTGCCGCCTCACCCGAAGACGGGCTGTCTGCTGAGCTGCTCGAAGCCCAGGCGGAGGAGGAGCCAGCAAGCCCAGAGAGCCCAGACTGCGGGGTGGAGGCCGGGGGGGCTCCTAGCCAGGCCCAGCTCTGCGCTCCTGAACACCACTCCGGGCTATGA